The following are encoded in a window of Roseimaritima ulvae genomic DNA:
- a CDS encoding FAD-dependent oxidoreductase yields MMQKTHVVIVGAGLAGLACATRLAQQGVEYQLLEATDRVGGRLQTDSLDGFLLDHGFQYLRTDAPIAQRLLDDDALRLRPFAPADERLGTQAAAVPASGIEQIPQQLARALPADSLRLQATVEAVAEGHVQLTDGSALGFNRLVLATEASAADRLASGFDGANVFHATRPVAAASTVCYFAADELSVANPLLFSSLVPAQNTSAQNTSAQNTSAQDTSAQASPVDVPGIERVLVISQLAAEYAPPEKSLISVQLAGTIDRPWQQEAAVRRQLRSGCGLQVDAWRLLRTYALPEGVGGMVEGALETGWQAAGDVLGSLDLH; encoded by the coding sequence ATGATGCAGAAAACGCATGTGGTTATCGTCGGCGCTGGACTGGCCGGGTTAGCTTGCGCGACTCGGCTGGCACAGCAGGGCGTCGAGTATCAGTTGCTCGAAGCCACCGACCGGGTGGGGGGACGCCTGCAAACCGACTCTCTCGACGGCTTTCTGCTCGACCACGGCTTTCAGTACCTGCGGACCGACGCTCCGATCGCGCAGCGGTTGCTGGATGATGACGCCCTGCGGCTGCGACCATTCGCTCCGGCCGACGAGCGTTTGGGAACGCAAGCCGCGGCGGTACCGGCCAGCGGTATTGAGCAAATCCCGCAGCAGTTGGCTCGGGCCCTGCCCGCCGACTCGCTCCGTTTGCAGGCCACCGTGGAAGCCGTCGCCGAGGGCCACGTGCAGTTGACCGACGGCTCGGCGTTGGGCTTTAACCGCCTGGTGCTGGCCACCGAAGCGAGTGCCGCGGACCGTTTGGCGAGCGGATTCGATGGGGCGAACGTGTTTCACGCCACCCGTCCCGTGGCCGCGGCATCGACCGTTTGCTACTTCGCAGCCGACGAGCTTTCCGTCGCTAATCCGCTGCTGTTTTCTTCGCTCGTGCCCGCCCAGAACACATCTGCCCAGAACACATCTGCCCAGAACACATCTGCTCAGGACACATCTGCCCAAGCGTCGCCCGTGGATGTTCCGGGGATCGAACGCGTGCTAGTGATCAGTCAGTTGGCGGCAGAGTACGCGCCGCCGGAAAAGTCGTTGATCAGCGTGCAACTGGCCGGAACGATCGACCGACCCTGGCAGCAGGAGGCGGCGGTGCGGCGTCAGCTTCGCTCCGGCTGCGGTCTCCAGGTGGACGCATGGCGGTTGTTGCGGACGTATGCTCTGCCCGAGGGCGTGGGTGGGATGGTCGAGGGGGCTCTGGAAACCGGTTGGCAGGCCGCCGGCGACGTGCTGGGCTCGCTGGACTTGCATTGA